In Silene latifolia isolate original U9 population chromosome 3, ASM4854445v1, whole genome shotgun sequence, a single window of DNA contains:
- the LOC141649991 gene encoding putative methyltransferase TCM_000336, with the protein MEVEKVLHMNKGVGHTSYAMSSLFQRTVTIQAGPVIEESTREVYITLRPECFMMADMGCSSGPNSLLLVSKIIDVIDEASRSLNRQCPQFGVFLNDLPGNDFNVLFNLIPNFNKELQEAKGSSFQPCFVSGNPGSFYERVFPDKFLHFVHSSYSIHFLSQVPRGLVNENGEALNKGNIYIAKTSPPEIHKAYYAQFIKDFMLFLELRSSEMVSSGAMVLVLLGSFNSDDPDSIYELLGSTLHDMVLKGVIEQEKLDKFDMPFYSPTVDEIRELVEEEGSFALNKLESFTIDWSVDIRYM; encoded by the exons ATGGAAGTCGAAAAGGTTCTTCACATGAACAAAGGTGTTGGCCACACCAGTTATGCAATGAGCTCTCTATTTCAG AGAACAGTAACAATACAGGcaggaccagtaatagaagaaaGCACGAGGGAGGTCTATATTACCTTAAGGCCAGAATGCTTTATGATGGCCGATATGGGTTGTTCTTCAGGACCAAATTCTTTGCTACTAGTCTCGAAAATCATTGACGTAATTGACGAGGCCAGCCGGAGTTTAAACAGACAATGCCCGCAATTTGGAGTGTTCTTGAACGATCTTCCGGGGAACGATTTCAATGTCTTGTTTAACTTGATCCCGAATTTTAACAAGGAATTACAAGAAGCTAAAGGAAGCAGTTTCCAACCTTGTTTTGTGTCCGGAAACCCCGGATCATTTTACGAACGAGTCTTTCCTGACAAATTTCTTCATTTTGTTCACTCCTCATATAGTATTCATTTTCTTTCCCAG GTACCAAGAGGATTGGTGAACGAAAATGGAGAAGCATTGAACAAGGGGAACATATACATAGCGAAAACAAGCCCTCCAGAGATACACAAAGCATATTATGCACAATTTATAAAagatttcatgttgtttttaGAGTTACGTTCAAGCGAAATGGTCTCGAGTGGTGCCATGGTCTTGGTACTACTAGGTAGCTTCAATAGTGATGACCCTGACTCGATATACGAGTTGCTTGGCTCTACCCTCCATGACATGGTTTTAAAG GGTGTGATTGAACAGGAAAAACTGGACAAGTTCGACATGCCTTTCTATTCTCCAACAGTCGATGAGATAAGAGAATTAGTCGAGGAAGAAGGATCGTTTGCTCTCAACAAACTTGAATCATTTACAATTGATTGGAGCGTAGATATAAGATATATGTGA